In the Callospermophilus lateralis isolate mCalLat2 chromosome 7, mCalLat2.hap1, whole genome shotgun sequence genome, TTCTTGCAGTCTGTcaactgtctgttcctagggaaTTTCAAGTTTGGCTTCAGATGTGTGGACTGCGCTGTGGGGACCTTCTCCAGTGGCCACGAGGGCCGCTGCAGACCTTGGACAGAGTGAGTGCTGAGTGAGGCCTTGGCCATGTAGCTCCAAGGGATCCTGTCCTGTCCCTCCCAGTGTGGCCACCCCTGAGGGCCCTGTGGTCCCCCAAATAGCCCAGAGCACCAGGGTTGaccgtgtctgtgtctgtgtcccaGCTGCGACCAGTTTGGTTTTCTCACCATGTTCCATGGGAACAAAACTCACAATGCTGTATGCATCCTGGGGTCtctgcccactgagccacatggccAGCTGACCATCCTCCTCTTGGCCATGGCCACCTGCATCCTCGTCCTGACCACAGCCCAGCTCAGCCTGCACATTTGGCAGCTGAGGAGGAAGCACATGTGGCCTCAAGGTCAGTTGGGTCCTAGGGGAGGAGAGAGGGTGGAGGGCTCAGGCTGCCTGCTGACCACGACCCCCCTACAGAGACCCAGCCACTTCTAGAGGTGCTCCCCCCACCAGCGGAGGATGCCTGCAGCTGCCAGTTCCCTGAGGAGGAGCGGGGGGAGCGGCTGGAGAAGGACGAGCTGGGGGGTCCATGGGTGTGAGGCTGACCATCCTCAGGAGAAGCTGCACCCCAAGCCAGACCCTCCCCAGGagcttgcccaggctgacctcaggaGCCAGGGCTCTGCTTTCCATCTGTTCTGGGCCCGGCCCTGCTCCCCTCAACGGTGGAAGTGGGTACAGGATGGTGACAGTGACAAGTTCCCTAGACTACACAGAAGGGTGGTGGCCATGGCTGGCCCTGTGGGAGAGATGGGCAGCCATGACTGCCTTCCTCCCTGGCCAGCCCTGCTGGGGTGGGGTCTGTGGTCCCCCCACGGGTGTGCAGTGTCCAGCAGGGGACCTGGCTGCAGGTGGTTTTCAATAAACACTTGTTCAGTGACCTGAGTGGATGTGTAATGGGGGATGGAAAGAAGGGCAGGGAGCCCAGGGCTGGGGTTCGGGGCACTTTGTCCACCCACACCCATGGTCCCTTTCCCAGGCTTCAAAGGCACAGCCAAGTCCCGTCCCAGGAGCTCCCAGCTGGGGTGGGGGAGCACAGTTCGGACTCTTCGAGTCCTGGGCACAGGCAGTGGGCAGGGGCCACAGAGCTCAGGAGGCTCCCGGAGGAGAGGCTCACACTGGACCTGCCTTCTTGGTGCTTAGCCAGACCACCTCTCCTGGCTTTTCTGGCCCACACTGAGCTGCCACGTGCTGGACCTGTGGTCTCTGGGCCACCACCCCTCTGAAAGCCAGTGGAGACTGGTTTCTGCACCGCCCACCACCTGACTTGCCTCACTGTGCCCTGTACCCAGGGACTCAGACTTGGTCACTTTCCACCCCTGCACTTCTGATGTGAAGCAGCCTCCAGGTGGCTTGCCTTGGCGCTGGGCCTTCTCCTGTCCTTGGATCCCTCTCTCTAGGGCATGGCACTTGGTCCCACCCTGCAGAGCATGTTCACAGCCTCCTGGCAGCCCTAGCTGCAGCTGCTACTGGAGAGATCTGATAGGGATGTCTTGGCAAGGCTGTCCAGGGAGTGGCAGACCAGTGGGGACCAGTCTTAGCAGCACCTTGGGGCATGTGCATACCTGGCCACTGCCCTCAGCCCCCCACGCGTTCCCCATCTCCATCTGCCCCCAGCCCCCTCAGCTCCCAGTGGCAGTGGGCAATGGGCCCAGCCCACAGCTGATAAGTGACCTGCAGTCTGGGGTGTCAGGCCCCCAGCCCACAGGCTCCTGGGAAAGACTGAGGCCAAAGCATGCCTAGACTGGTGGCAGTGGCTAACAACAGGACCCAGAACCTGAGAAGCCCAGGGACAGCTGGGGACGTGCTGGAGAGTGGACAGTGGTCATCTACCTCTGGTCACCCATTTATTAAGACACCGCATCAGCATTTTTACCAGCACCTTCTCTGTGCTCTGGGAGCTGCCAGGAGCCTACCCTCACCCCAGGGTGGGGGACTGAGGCCGATCAGGCAACAGCTGGAAGGGGCACTGGGGGCCTCTCTGGGCTCACTGCATCCCTGCAGGTCCATGGACCCCACCCTTGCTCCCCTCAGGACACCTCTGGGGGTGTCCCCAGAAAGGACCGAGGTCCGCCAAGGTTACACAGGGCTGACTCAGCTGGAAACCCCTGGGGGGCGGCCCGTGGGGGCGACTGGGCCGAATGAACGTCAGCACGGGGTGGGGGCGGAAGGCTGTCTGTGCAGAGCAGGTGGGGGATTCCGCTGCTCTCAGCAGGCCTCACTCCCCGCCCCCCCTCAGCCCCTGCCTGGCCCGGGACCACCTGCGTGAGATCCAGGTGTGGGGGCAGAGCCCAGGGCTGCCTGGAGGCGCATGGAGACCCAGAGGGGCTGGGGTGGAGAGCAGGTGAGGCTTGTTGGCCTGGGGACAGGCTTGCCCCCCCCACCCCAGAGGAGGCCCAGGCCAACCCCTCCCATAGGAGGCTCTCCAGCTCTTCCGGAAAACCGCAGCTCCCCTGGCCTCAACTCTCCCCAGCCGCCCCACAGTTGGTAGGTTTTGTTCAGCCTCAGATAAGGCCCCAGAGGCCATCTCTGTTCCCAGAAGTGCTTCCGGCCACAGTTGGTGCCTGCCAGCCCAGCTCCACCCACTCACCTTTCTCAAAGAGACACCTCCCTTCACTGAGATCTGCATTCAGGCAGGGTAGGACCTCAAACTCAGGGTGAGAGTCCTTCCAGTTGGATGGAGAGAGTTAAGGTGAGGACGGGGAAGAGACTTTTTTGCTAGACAGAACTGGCCACCAGCCCTTACCCCAGCCCAAGTCTCAGAACAACTGGGGGGGCCTTAGAGGGCAGGTGGGGCCCGGCAGCCCCCGTGGCTGGGATGTGCCCCCACGTGGTCAGCTAGGCACTGTCCCTGGACTGGGCCATCTTCCTGGCCCACCCTCCCTACCAGAGGACGGCTCGCTCTTGAGGGGCTGCCCTCAGCCACTGCTCACCCCCTCCTTGGTCAGGAAGGCAGACATGCACCCATCACCTCATTTTCCCAGGAAGCTCCAAGTTCTGGGGTGCTCTCCAGAATGGTGATTCCGGTCCAGGGCGACTCTGGCCTCTGCCCCCCATCCCACCAGATATTTCCAAGGGGAAAGGGGCTTAGGGGTGGGTGAGCAGACAGCCCCAATAGGCCTTAGTCTGGCTGACACCAGGTGCTCAGTAGCCCTGGCTGAGGCAGGCCCCAGGTGTGCCCTGGGAGGGTCTGTCCTGGTCAGCCCCTGGGCTGCAGGGATGGGAGCCTGGGTCAGGCCTGGGGGCCACTTGACTCCCTATACTTTCTGCTGGTAGAGGACACTTCTTGAATTCCCTGCCCACCAGCAGGACCCCAGAATTTAGCCctggaagagagagggagggaaaaggagtgGGCAGAGGAGAGAGGATGAGGGAGAAAGAGGGAGTGTGATAGGGAGGGTCACCTCTCCGGCAGCAGGTCTGTGAGGTCCCTTGACCCTGCTGGTTCTGCCTGAATTAAAGACCTCACACCTGCCAGACACCCAGGGCTCAGTGCTCCGCAGCCCACCTCTCCCTGGGACCCCTTGCAGTCCTGGACTAGAGGGCACCTCAAAGCACGCGTGTGGGCTGGGAGGAGCTGGGGAGGGCCCGTGGGGCGGGACGTGGCTGTCATTCCTGTGGAGCGAATGAGGAGCCGGGAGTCTCAGGACACATCCTTTATTGACATCTGGGCCCTCAGGGCTGCCAGATACAGTCCTGGCCTGTGGGGAGCTCCATCAGGAAGAGGGCCCTGAacctgaggtccacagcccactgTGGCAGGTGAGGAGTGCCGCAGTGTTCTGTGACAGCAGCGAGGCCACCGTGGAGCAGAACCCCAACTTGGGCTGGCGCTAGAGTGGGCAAGAGGCCTATCAGGCACCCAGGCTCAGGGGTTTCAGTGACAAGAGCAGAGGGAGAGCAAGAGGTGACCCTAAGGTGACATGGCTGCAGTAGCCAGGAGCTATGGCAGTGTGGCCTCAAAGGGTCTTTGCCCCTCCCTGGCCTTGGTGGACTCCAGAGTTGGGCCCTTCCCACAGGAAACTTGTGTGCTCTTGCCTAGCAGGTGGGACTCCAGGCTGTGGGCCACAGCAGCAGGGTGACTGGACTTGGGTTAGGGTTGGAAAGAGCACCCAGGACAGGGCAGGCAGTGTGTATGGGAGCTGTGGCATGGGCTAACCACAGGTGTACCCCCCCCCAGGGTCTCCACCACCAGGGGCTCTGtgatgggggggggggtgtttcaCTTTACCTCTTTGAGCCCCTGTCCCTGTCTATTCCTGGCTGCCTACTGCACCGGTCCCTGTGTATGCTGGCCAGAAACAGTGGCAGACAGCGCCCTCTATTGGTGACATGGAATTGCATCCCTGGATGGCAACAGCCCTGCCTGCAAGGGGTAGGGAGCCAGCACCCCAAGACAGGTTCTCTGGCCCCCTCAGATGCTTCCAATGCAGACAGAGAGAAAGCAGCCACTCTGCATTTGGGATGGAGCTGGCTCTGCTGTTGGACAAGGGAAGGTCAGCAGTGGGGCAGCTCAGGAGGATTTGATGCCTGGCCATGACCACTTGGAGTTGGGGCAGCACAAGCAGAAGTGTGTGCAAGCTGGGGACCTGCAGGACCCCTGGAGAGGGGACCCTCCTACAACGGTAAGGTAATGCCTTGGCCACTGGGTGGAGGGCCTAGACCCTCAGGGCCCAGAGTGCTGGAGTTCTCTCCTCAAATCCCAGGCCCTCAGGGAGGGGTGTGGGCGGCCTCAGGATTGCTGGGGCCTGGCCAGTGCTGACCCCACATTCTTCAGGGACCACTACCCAAAAGCCCTGGGCCCTTCACCTCCAAGTTCTGGGCCTCTGTGGGGAAGGGGGGCTGTGGGGCTATGGAGAGTGCCCTTGCCTGGTGTCCAAGGCCCAGATAAAAGCCGTGCTGGGCAGGGTCCGGGCGAGCCATGGGCAGCCCCAGAAGAGCAATCCAGAGGGGTTCCGAAGAGTCCACGGGGATCCAGACCTTTCCTGGAGAAACCTCACTGTGGCGATCCCAGTGCCAGGCTGGAGTTGGGGCTCATGAGGGCTGCAGGCCGGTCCTGGGGGATGAGGAGCCCAGGGCTCTGGGCCGGAGATCAGGAGCCGGTGGGCTGCGCCATGAGGGAGGACAGGCCGGCATCGTGGGGGCGGCACACCTCCTTCCCGCAGCCCCCACCTGGCCCTAAGGACCGCGGTGGAGTCGGGTTGGTGGGCGGAGGGAAGGACGCGGGTCGCCCGGGTGGGTCGGCTCGCGGGCCGGGGCGGTGGCCCGCCAGACCCTCTGTGGAGGCCGCGTTTGTCACAAAGTAGCCTTTATAGGTCCCCAGAGGGCGCGGCCGCGCGCTGGGGCCGCCGGGCGCGGGTGCCGAGGTCTAGGAGCCGCGGTGGCTCGCGCTCCTCCGCTCCTGGCGCTCCTCCTCCGGCGGCTCCGGGGAGGGCTCCCGCGCCGGGTCCCTGCTGTCCACGCGCGGCCGCTCGGGGCCGGGGGCCGCGGTCTCCTCGCCTTGGGTGCCGGCAGAGCCCGCGCCGAGGCCGGGCGGCCGGGGACGGCGCGGGGCGGAGAGGGGCCGTCCGGGCGCGCCCCGGGGAGGCGCGGGCCTGCGCGCGCCTGGCCTGTCTGCGGCGCGCGGCGCGGGGGGCGCGGAGGACGCGGCCTCGCAGATTGGCCGGGGCGGTGGTGGCCGGCGGGGGAAGGTGCGCGAGCCCCCCAGGCGCGGCCACAGGTCCGCCTCGCCGTTGTGCAGGAGCACGAAGCGGCGCTGCGACAGCAGGGGCATCATCCTCTGACTCCGTAAGCTCTTGTGGAAGGTCTCCAGCGCCAGGTCtgggggaggaggggaaga is a window encoding:
- the Tnfrsf18 gene encoding tumor necrosis factor receptor superfamily member 18, which translates into the protein MGPQASLRGVVLLCALGLGLGLGLGPARGQHCGPGRWLQGTGTDTRCCGSCAPDEKNCSDCICVKSEFHCGDPGCQTCTHHPCPPGQEAVPEGNFKFGFRCVDCAVGTFSSGHEGRCRPWTDCDQFGFLTMFHGNKTHNAVCILGSLPTEPHGQLTILLLAMATCILVLTTAQLSLHIWQLRRKHMWPQETQPLLEVLPPPAEDACSCQFPEEERGERLEKDELGGPWV